GTTGTCTTGTAATTCAGGGAAAGACGTGAGATCAGGCAGTATTTTGGAACACAGATAATTTTTTAATGATTTAACATACAGTACAAACAGCCACGGAGGGAAGAAGCAGTTTCTGTCCCACTGAACAGACAATGGTCACAATGCACTTCTGATCACATCCTGTTTTTCTAGAAGAGAAAGGGGCCAGGCATTCCCACTAATGTTGTCTCAATTAGGTTGGTTCTCATGATTTCTTACGATCACTGCTTCAAGTAGCGGTAGGTATCACCCGCTAAGGAATTAACACCAAGTGGGAGAAGAAAGCAAGAACAAGCCATCAGTGTCTTGATCTCATCAGTCACGGTGCAACAATGTGAAATGCTGGAAAACATCTCAGCAGGAATGCTACAACAGACCAACCTGACGGCCTTACCCGAGGAAAACAGTTACAAGAAGTGCTGGAACAGGGGTGAAGAATCTGTTTGGCACCGAAAATAGCAGTAACCTCTGCTACCCTCTGAAGGGAGCATGTCACACTGCATCTTCGCACTGTATCGTGTCTGCTGCAGCAAGTTGCCGTGGGATGGCAGCAAAGGGGAGACAGATTTTCAGCTGGATAAACTGCTAACGCCAAAGCTTTTAAGCTTTTGGAGAAACAAGATTTTTCAAGAGAATCTGCTGACAGAACCATTATCCCACTTGATGACTTCTGGGAAAGAACAATGAAAACAATGCAAGTGGATTTTATCAGATGGCTGGTAACTAGTTCCTGTTTATATGATATGTAATTGCAATAGCATTCTCCAGATCTTTTGCATCAGGGAATTCTACCACTGTGCTTGttttttgctggatttttttaaagcctctGTAGATTTTTTTATTGTGCTTAGGGAATAGGAAGTATCAGTTTAAACAAGCTAAGTCAAAATCACGGAGGAGATGAATGGGATAAAAACAAGAGAAATGAGGCTCTGCATGTAGAAAAGAATAGCTCCATTTTGTCTAGTGCTTGGACTTTGCCTAGTGACTTGCAGAGGGAGCACAAATTTAGTCAGCATTTGACAGTTTCTCTAACCATCTTTTCAGTGTTGAGTGGCCTTAAGAGTGAGACAGTTTAAACTGGAGCTTTAGAGAGTTAGGAGAACTAACCCTGTGCTAGTGCCATTCTGATCACACTGAAATTCCAGAATAGCAAGTATGTCAAGCAGCAAACCAAACCCATCATGACTGTTTAACTCAACTCATGCAACACAGTTGTCCTCAAGGAAGGGCTTGCACCATGTTCTGACATTCTAATTACTTAATGCACAAGGACATCACTAAACTGAAATCCTAGAACAACTCCACCCTGCACAACCAGGAATGTGCTACATTGAATTACCAAGGCCTGAACAAGTTCAAACAAATCTTCAGTGCTCCCTGTCAGAAAGCAGATTAGCAGAGAGCTGCTTAGAAGACTAAGACTCCTCTTTGAGGAAACTCTTGCAGAGAAACAAGGGAAGTGTTCAGAGGCAATAAACATCCCATCCCAGGCAGATCCCTGCTCTTCTGTCATGCTATGTGACTTTGACAGAATAACAACTCCATTGGAGTTTGGAATGCTTTAAACTCACTAAGAGGAACATGAGCACTATAGTGACAAATCCCCATACAATTCCTTCAGACTAAGGAGCTAAAAAAGCAGCCGATTTTAGTCAGGATCTAAAATATCCTTTCTACCTGACATAACAAAACGGGGACTGAAAGGCATCAACAACTAGCCATGCAAAGCATCAATACTTGCAGCTAGCAATCCatataaaatgaataaataattcaTAATTACATACGCAGCATATACTGTGCACGGCAAGAAGTGCTCCAGAGAGAGAAGCGCAACAGGCATGCTTTACCCTCTAAAAGCAAAAATCCTCCTATTATTACAGTTACTCTGGAAAGTGTCTGGACTGCAGAGACACATTTGAACCATTATGTACAAAGCtacactagattttttttttcctatgatgtTTGATAGCCTGGATCAACTCTGTCCATCCTAAAGTTTAGGGGAAGTATTAAAAGAATGTACTAGGACTCTAGTACAGTACTAGTACTCTAAAGCAGGTGCATAACAAACTGAAGAAGGATTCAATCCTGAAGAACTTAAGTCCCCTGCTTAAACTGTGCACCTCTGGGTTCATGCCCAGAAACAACATAAGCCATTTACTCCAAGGCTCCTTCAAAGCACCAGCTGCTGTCTTGCTCTTTTGGATTCCAGTCTCCAGTTCCTTCTCTTTGTTGCTTACATCAGGCAGCTTTCAAACAGGCAGAAGCTCCGGGGGATATTCGCCATAGCAATATTTTGCAATTGGATCTCTGTAGGTGTTTTCATGCTGCACGCTCTGTCAGGAAGAAGAGAAGCTTTAGCAATACACACATATTGAAATAATACATCCTCCCTTCACTGAGGGCCAAAACCCAGAGCTTTTATACATATGCAAAACATTTCCAAAATTCTTCTGCACATTAGAGTATCATCTGGAGCCAAACATCACCACACTCCTACCACATAAAAGTTGCTCTAATATAGCACTTTAATATTGAACCACACCTAGAACCTCCTTTTCAGGAGACTATCCAAGTAGGTAGGAACAgattctacattaaaaaaaaatcatatacacTTAGGTAGTATTGTCAAATGCCCTAAGCAAGTTACAATGAAGTTCCTACTTGAGATGTGGCCATTTTTCTTGATAAAGCTAGAGTTCAGATactacaggtaaaaaaaaaaacaaaaaaccaaaaaccttcaAAGACATTTGGCATGATATCTTTTGTTTGCAATCTATTGCTATATTAAATACTCAAGCTGCACGACATCTCCAGCAGCACTTTTCAAGAGGGCTAATGCTTGCTTACACCAAAAATTCTGGTAAAATAACATGCATAACAGAAGTTCCCCACTCttcttaaaacacaaaaaaattacaGCACACTTTGAGTTAGTATGCAGATGATTGTCAGCACATAGCAAGTTTAAAGAGATACCATAAACAGCATTCTGAGGCTGCTGGGAACATCTCTCCCAGTTCTTACCTTTACAAGATCTTTACCAGTCATTGAACTCAGCTGGTCTCTTTTTAGTTAAGCACCTGTTTTCTAAAGACAGTGTACAACTCATCCTGCTCTAAATATGCACTTTGCCCTTCATTTACTGCTGATGTTACtatttcaccttaaaaaaaataaaaatcagaggacTGCCTTCAGATTAGCTCTTAGCCATAGCTTCAGCATTTACGAGAACGCCCATGTGCACGCAAGCACAACAGACCAGCCATTCATGGGACCAAGCCCCATTTTTCAATGGCACTTTTCAggtgtttttccattttttagcCCTGAACATGTACTTGTGTCTTACCTGTGATGAGGTCCTACATTTTGCCAGACACAACTCAAAGCGATCTTCCACTGCCATGAAGAGATTTTGGAAAGCAATTGCTGCCCGGTTTAAGAAACGTTCCAGAAGATGTTGCTAAAATGGTTAGCaaaaaagataacaaaaaaacccacaaacatcatACTTTAGCAAGGAGTAACCAAAGTCCACCTTAACCTACACAGCTCAAGTATCAGAGAAATAGTAAGCAACTCCACTTAAAATTTCTAGCAAGCACCGCAAGGTTAACATGTCACAGAACCCCAGCAGTAGGAAGAAAAGAATACAGGGAAGTACAAATTGCAAAACTGATACTGGCTTGAATAGCTTTTCTTCAATCATTTCTCTCCCACAAATGCAATTCCCCTTAAGTTTAAACATTTTGCCAGGCTCCCAGTATTTCCTCTCAAATgtaggaagaatatttttttttaaaagctttatttacAGCTTGCTGTATGATCCTTGCAGGCTTTCCTCATCCTTCCAATAAAATAAACTGTCCCCTCTAAGAGAAAAGCTCCTCACAAACAAGCACTTTTAGCCACATAGGAACCTGAGAGCACCCAAAAAGCAAGAGAGAGTCACCGCACCTTgctgggctgcaggcagcaggacacacagcacTCGTACACGCTGCAGCAGCCATTGGGAAGGCAGCTCTCGCAGCTGTACAGCTTTGTACTGGGCACATTGACATTACAACAGCCATTGACCAGTAGGTCCTTCCTTTCACAGATGtagcctgaaaaacaaaaccagcaggacCAATTGGCAAGACATACTCATTTGTACATTCTATAGAAATGCTGCAGTAAGATTCACATTACTTAAGAACAGGCATATTTATCATTAGTAGATTATGACTCCCTGGATTTGGCCGAAGTCTTAACTAGCAATTATTTGAAATAACACTTGGACATAGAACTGACTTTTACTACAACCTGGTGTTATCTGTACAACTATTACGTATCTATTCTACTACGCTGTACATACAATAGGAGTCTTTAAATACAGAATATTTAAGTTCTGATTCTTTTCAACACAATTCATTGTAGTGGTCAGAAGGGGAAAGGTGATCAGTGATGACTGTACTGGAGAAATCTATGACATATGTTCTTTCAACTGGTCTGCGTCAGGATAATTCTTTTTACAGTTCCATATGAAAAGACTTAAATTTATCCACACAGGATAGCTGTAATGTTCATTGTTGAGAGGAATCCGTAGTAGTATAGAACCACAGTGTATGTCCTTAGGGAAACTACTACCACAGTGTTAGACTGTGAAAAATCTCTGTGATTTCAGAGACCTTAGTGAATCAGCAGTAAGCATATTTCAAGTGGTGCTTAAACTTAATATTGATGCAAATCACAGAAGATGTGCTGGTTTTCTACAGCCTTGATTTCTGGTCAAAAAAGGCCCAGTGTCTGAGCAACAGGCACATCTGCAGATGGCAAAAAAAGGCTCCATACACTTAAAACCAGTGGTTAATTTGAGGACCTGCAAGAGATATCCTTGGGTTTACAAGGGTCAGGTGAGCCTGTTACTGGGACTGAGCTCTAATTACACCAGTCCTGAGGTGCCTCCACACCAGGCCAATCAGGTGCCCCTGATTACTCTCCCTAACATACCTGGCAGTAGGAATACACTGCAGGGAGGTACAAACAGCTCTGTGAGCAACCACACTAAATTGAGCAGGGCTCAATGTTTGAGTTCTGTGCAAAGCTGACTGGAGTTTGTTGAGTCTAAGGTGGTCCTGGGAACAATAGAGCCACACTCCAAAGCCAAATCCAGCTGGACCCAAACCTGCTGTGCACAGAATTTAATCTGCAGAACCTACAACTATAGCAAAATTAATCCAGTCTGAGAATAAAATGCCAACAGCTGAGGTTCTGCATTAAGAATGCCTTAATAAGGCACAGTTCTTACTGGGAAGTACCATCAATAACTGGACAGGCAAACATTCAACACTGCAACACGCAGAATAAATTCTTAGTGTCAAGTATACCCAGTTCATCTGTAATGAGGAGCTTCCCCTGCACAGAATTCCTGCACTGGTTACTCAGCTGACTGCTGTTTCCCGAACTGAACTTCACCTTCCACACGATCGGCTGCTCGTGCTCTTGCACTTGGAGGAGGTTCCGATCTCTCACTGTCCTTTCTTCCTGCAAGGAAAGACAGCAATGCCACCAAACACACATGTTCCTTCTGCCCTTCCAGTCCACATGCTTATCCCATGGTTAAAAGTGCTTAATAATTGTAAACTCCACACCACAGGAAATGCACAATGGAGTGAGCAACATCTGAGCTGCAGTAGCTGACTTGTTGCTACATGCAGCGTGAGAACAACATAACCCCATAAAACAGGGCTGTGCAAGTTCACTATGGGATCAGCTCACACAGCCAAACTCCGTTACTGCAACCACAAAAGCAGCATATACTAATTAAATAACCGTAGCTACACATATTTCTCTTTTCCAAGCCCTTTGCTAGTGGAATTACAGTTCTCAAGAGATACTACAACAGAATCATCAGGTCACTTCAAgatagtttttttttccccagttttggcTCAAAACACTACTGCTGTCAAATATAATATCACTTTTTTAAACTCTTGGCTTTATTTAATGATAACAATGTAATTCTTAGAGCAACATATCCCAGGAGTTCAGTGACAGCACTTAAAGAACAAAAGCAATCCTGGGATAAGGGATTTCTCTAACCGGGCCCGCACGTCCCGCCGGGGGCTCCGGGGAGGGCACTGACCTGCTTGAAGGTGCTGCTGAGGAAGTAGACGAGGGAGAGCCCGAGGACGAGGCCGAGGACCCAGCGCTTCCTCAGCAGCCGCCGCCACAGCACCGCTCCCCAGGGCACCATGGCGGCTCCGAGCCCGCGGGCTGGACCCTcagccccccgccgccgcgctcGCCCTCCGCAGGGGACGGTGCTGAGCCGGGACCAGCATCCCCGGCTCGGGCGGAAAGAGCGAGACCGGGGCTCGGGCGGCCACCCCGGGAGCGCAACCCAAGCGCTTCCGCCCGCCGTGGGGCGGGGGAGGCGGATCCGCGGATGTGCGTGCGCGGAGGGGGCGCGGccagggcggggcggggccgcacGGTAGGTACGGGCCACCCGGCCTCCTTGGCTGAgctttctgcaccccaaacccggcCTTTTCCCGCCCCCGCTGGGCCATTTAGCCACAGACTCCAACGGGAATCTCCTTCCCCGACCTAATTGGAATAAAAAGGCTCCacctgtgtctctgtgtgtgtgtacatatgtgtatgtatgtaactatttatagatatatgtatgtctgtgtgcatatatactgtttcccccaaaataaggcAAGGTCTTATATTAAtgtttgctccaaaagatgtgtTAAGTGTTATTTTCAGGTGATGCCTTATTTTGCCACGAACCTGTATTGTTTTGGGTCTTGTGGGGTCTCCTGAGTGTGATTCTTTGGGGGGTGTCTGTCTTTCTTGGTGAAGGGtctatctgtcctgctgcattctgttgccaattaattttacttcttTACATGTAGAGCTGCCTGGATgcaattgactttttaaatgaactgtaactagggcttattttttgagtagggcttatattttgagcatcctcaaaaatcctggaaGATCAttctagggcttatttttggggaaaaaggatataaatacatttatgtatgtatgtatttagcaGACACAGACATGTGTTTGTGTATGGACAAGGAAGGCAGAATACAGCCCAGCAGGTGCCTGTGCAGCAAGCAAGGCTGTGAGTGCGGATCCCAGAGGAAAACAGCCTCATTGGATTGTGCACACGTGCAGGGATTGAAGCACCAAGGGCTCCTGCTCCTCTCTGTCTGTCTGGAGGAGATGGAGAGGTGGAACTCACTGTGCTATGGTGAAAATCACTCTATGCATGTGCTTCTTGCAGATGTACCTGTTTGGGCATGGTGATCCAGATTCCTTACAGTCATCCAGCTTGAAGACCTGTGATGGGTTTGAAATTTGGAACAGCGTCGATTATCTGAAGGACTCGCATGTGTGAGATGTCTGCACCCTCTTCAGCTTCCCTGTCTCCCACCGTGGCACCTTGTACCTCTGGTTAAACCTGTCGTTCAGgtactgttaaaaaaaatgtgttaCAAGATGAAAACCCCTAATCCGGAAAAGGCAGGACCAGTCAGTATTGAAGCTGAGTGCCTTTTGGAACAAAGTCCATTTAAATTCTTTTGGATCATAAATCTGTAGGGCTCTGGGCAGAACAGAGGATTACATCTCATGAAGTCCTGCATCTTCAGTACTTAGCACTCATGTCACTGTCCCCTTCATGGCTgatgccagaagaaaaaagtgtctCCACATAGAGCCGCATGTGCCTTTACAGAATATAGATATAGGGCTACACATTTACTTACATATATTCATGCAGTATGAAATGTTACAAATAATGTTATAACTTTTGAtattcaaaagtattttcaaaagcCTTTTACATTTTATTCGGTAGCTATTGTAGTTGAGGACTGAGTAGGATCAgacttcagtatttaaaaggtgtCTCTCTAAATCTTCTATGAAATGCCTGTGGGCACCTGGACCAATCAGTTGCAAAACTAGCCCATTGATACAACTAATATAACATAAAGCAGTGTCAGACTATTTGCCAGGGACTTTGTGCTGTGCCTTGGTGATGATAATTCCATGTTCTTCTttgcttttgaattatttttaaaaggtgtaATGCGTTTCCAGTTGCTCCCTTAAAATCAGACACTTGAAGGCAGaaaattaaataacaaaacaaagaatTTCTCTCCTTGTTCTAAAAAAATTTCCTCAAGTTAATGCAATTTCAATACCTTCTCATTTCTCACTCCAGACCTCATTTTATTTCTGCTGGCAATTCCAGAATATGGAGCAGGAAGATGTGATCTTTTGCATGTCTGCAtattatttataaacattgtACGGAGTTTGCTAATAGCATTTTTGTGGTTTAAAGGGATGGGTtgcttatttaaaataatattatcaTGGCCTGATtgtattttttcctccctctcagttttgctttacaaaggaagtttcttcagaagaggaagaagggatTTCATTTCCAGAGAGTATATGGCGATTCACATGTCACATCGAGAGCTACTGTTCATTGTCCTCAAGTTCTTCATCAGAACATGTCACGGCACAGCTGGACGCCCCCTGTGACTGCCACACAGTGCAGAAGGGGATCTGACTAGTTCCTGCCTTGCCTGCAGACCTGTTGACTCCCATTTGCCAGTTGAAAACTGTTCCTTCACCAGTGTACTGAGAAACAAGTGTGAGCTTAGGGGCTGTTTCAGAGAAGCACATGGTTTATACCAGCCATGTCACCAGCCAAATGGGCTCAACAACCCTCTGACTCTGTGGGGCTTTGTTAGTCGTCGCACTAGGAATCGTTGACCTACAACGTTCATGTTGAGTGTGTTGTGTTTTAAGGTTTTGAGGAAAATGCAGAGACGGCATAGCAGCAACACTGACAGCGCTCCTCCTGAGAGGtacagctttttctttctttttttctccgtTTTCCTCTCCAACGGGGAATGTTCTGATTAAAGTGCATGGTGTGTTTTAGAAGATGAAAACTCAAAAAGTGCACGTAGTGTGGCCAGGCGTTACGCTTGAGTTTAGAGACAGATTGACTTTCCTCCTCCATGTCAGTTATTGACTGCTGTGAACTACAGTGTTTCAGGTTTCACAGTCCAGCATGGCACATATGGAGACAGTTGGCTTAGCATCAGCAGGACTTTTTGGAGCTCTACACGAACAAGTTATGGCACAGTCCCATGGGAGTCCGGGGCACTATCAATCTGAAAGGATAcacctatattaaaaaaaaaaaaacacatttatacTTCTGTTATTAAGGTGCTTAAAAAGTCAGCTGGTCTGAAGCTCCCAACTACTATGATAGTATTTTATAAAGGTTTTGGGTGATCCTCTACATTATCCCAGAATCTGTACCTAGCTTCATGTATGTGAATATTTAGAAATAGAATACCTCTAATTCATTTCTGTAATTATCACATCAGCAAGGAAGGCTTGCCACTGTTGTTGTTCTGGTACTAGGTATTCCCTTGCGCTTTCCCAGGGTTAGAGCTtgactcttttttctttcctaaagaaGAAGCTAATCTAATTACTCTAAGACAAAGATGGAACTAACGAGTATCATTGCTCTGGCTAAGCAGAGATTGTAAGTGAAAGATGGTGATCACAAGCAGTCACTAAGTATTTCGTAATGGTTTTGCAGGTGGTTGAAGATTGATGTCATGACCACTTCTAGCATGGTACCATTCTTAGTTTCAGGGAAAAAGAAAGCCTCAACTTTTTCTGCATGGTGCTGCTGAAGC
This DNA window, taken from Patagioenas fasciata isolate bPatFas1 chromosome 17, bPatFas1.hap1, whole genome shotgun sequence, encodes the following:
- the SPRING1 gene encoding SREBP regulating gene protein, which produces MVPWGAVLWRRLLRKRWVLGLVLGLSLVYFLSSTFKQEERTVRDRNLLQVQEHEQPIVWKVKFSSGNSSQLSNQCRNSVQGKLLITDELGYICERKDLLVNGCCNVNVPSTKLYSCESCLPNGCCSVYECCVSCCLQPSKQHLLERFLNRAAIAFQNLFMAVEDRFELCLAKCRTSSQSVQHENTYRDPIAKYCYGEYPPELLPV